The following are encoded together in the Salvia hispanica cultivar TCC Black 2014 chromosome 6, UniMelb_Shisp_WGS_1.0, whole genome shotgun sequence genome:
- the LOC125194757 gene encoding cytochrome P450 76T24-like, which produces MALSLLIAIIVSILAWSHFRRRRQNLPPGPYPFPIIGNILQLGWNPHKSLADLSKTYSPLMSLKLGSINTVVVSSPDSARLVLQEHDQAFSSRTIPAAAEAHGFDKIQSGSYRWVRGGEN; this is translated from the coding sequence ATGGCTCTCTCACTCTTGATCGCAATAATCGTATCGATTTTGGCATGGTCCCAtttccgccgccgccgccagaACCTTCCCCCGGGGCCATACCCGTTTCCTATCATCGGAAACATCCTCCAGCTAGGGTGGAACCCCCACAAGTCCCTCGCCGACCTCTCCAAAACCTACAGCCCCCTGATGTCTCTCAAGCTCGGTAGCATCAACACCGTCGTCGTATCATCCCCGGATTCCGCCAGACTGGTGCTGCAAGAGCACGACCAAGCCTTCTCCAGCCGCACCATCCCCGCCGCGGCCGAAGCCCACGGCTTCGACAAGATTCAATCGGGCTCATACCGGTGGGTGAGAGGTGGAGAAAACTAA
- the LOC125193680 gene encoding ferruginol synthase-like: protein MALSLLIAIIVSILAWSHFRRRHQNLPPGPYPFPIIGNILQLGRNPHKSLSDLSKTYGPLMSLKLGSIHTVVVSSPDFARLVLQEHDQAFSGRTIPAAAEAHGFDKVSVGLIPVGERWRKLRRLCKEQMFSARRLDGGAGNRREKVSRLVDYLRECSARGRAVDLGQAAFVTSFNLLSATFFSVDLIEFGSDATQQLKETIQGVTKTLGTPNVADFFPILKRLDPQGIKKRSEFYFGRLLGVLGGIIDERMESRSMETKNDLLAALLDLMDGSDYDLTCKDIQHLFLDLFVGGSDSTQCTVEWAMTELLANPEKMSNAKNELRSVIGEKNQIEESDISRLPYLQALIKETLRLHTPGPFLVPRRAVRDVEIGGYIIPQHSQIFVNAWAIGRDSSVWPYPTSFEPERFLNNNIGFKGQNFELIPFGSGRRMCPGLPLADRMLFLMLGSMLHNFEWEMEGGVRPDTTEEFGMALHKAVPLKAIPLSCF from the exons ATGGCTCTCTCACTCTTGATCGCAATAATCGTATCGATTTTGGCATGGTCCCAtttccgccgccgccaccagAACCTCCCGCCGGGGCCATACCCGTTTCCGATCATCGGAAACATCCTCCAACTCGGCCGTAATCCCCACAAGTCCCTCTCCGACCTCTCCAAAACCTACGGCCCTCTGATGTCTCTCAAGCTCGGAAGCATCCACACCGTCGTCGTATCATCCCCGGATTTCGCCAGACTGGTGCTGCAAGAGCACGACCAAGCCTTCTCCGGCCGCACCATCCCTGCCGCCGCCGAAGCCCATGGCTTCGACAAGGTTTCAGTCGGGCTCATACCCGTCGGAGAGAGGTGGAGAAAACTAAGGAGACTGTGCAAAGAGCAGATGTTCTCGGCGCGGCGCCTCGACGGCGGCGCGGGCAACCGGCGCGAGAAGGTTTCGAGGCTGGTGGATTACTTGCGCGAGTGCAGCGCGAGGGGGCGAGCCGTGGACTTGGGGCAGGCGGCGTTTGTGACGTCGTTTAATCTTCTCAGCGCTACATTTTTCTCGGTGGATTTGATTGAGTTTGGATCCGATGCGACGCAGCAGCTGAAGGAGACGATCCAGGGCGTGACGAAGACTTTGGGGACTCCGAATGTTGCCGACTTTTTTCCGATTCTGAAGCGGTTGGATCCGCAGGGGATCAAGAAGCGGTCGGAGTTTTACTTTGGGAGATTGCTTGGTGTTTTGGGAGGGATAATTGATGAGAGGATGGAATCAAGATCTATGGAGACGAAGAATGATTTGCTGGCTGCGCTTCTTGATCTCATGGACGGATCTGACTATGACTTGACCTGCAAGGACATTCAACATTTGTTTCTG GACTTATTTGTGGGAGGATCAGACTCGACTCAATGCACAGTTGAATGGGCAATGACAGAATTGTTAGCTAATCCGGAGAAAATGAGTAATGCAAAGAATGAGCTTAGAAGTGTGATAGGAGAAAAGAATCAAATTGAAGAATCGGACATATCAAGGCTCCCATACTTGCAAGCACTAATCAAAGAGACCTTACGACTCCACACTCCCGGTCCATTTCTTGTTCCTCGACGGGCGGTTCGTGATGTCGAGATTGGAGGTTACATAATCCCCCAACACTCCCAAATATTCGTCAATGCTTGGGCTATAGGCAGAGATTCGAGCGTCTGGCCCTACCCTACTTCGTTCGAGCCTGAAAGATTCTTAAACAACAATATAGGGTTCAAGGgccaaaattttgaacttattcCATTTGGGTCGGGGAGAAGAATGTGCCCGGGGTTGCCTCTAGCTGATAGAATGTTGTTTCTGATGTTGGGCTCTATGCTTCACAATTTTGAATGGGAAATGGAAGGAGGGGTGAGACCTGACACCACCGAGGAATTCGGAATGGCATTGCACAAGGCGGTTCCTCTCAAGGCCATTCCACTTAGTTGTTTCTGA
- the LOC125193674 gene encoding uncharacterized protein LOC125193674 isoform X1 → MSENEFILLDHPIHHHQLILTEFDGTRRNQCEGCLRCFFYGEAIYVCTHRCSYPLLHEACAEMPREITLSLHPQHTLVQKQSYCICAVCDYGINFGYCCSISSCRFEIHPVCARSIEVMGASERSCIKHPSHPHHELTLLWRPGRAAWIRCDACGSIHRGNSYLCILCQYSINESCAALPATLDRYHLHDHPLSLAYGLPLEYIEYHLEECQVCYKELLPRYWVYHCGLCKYVSHINCALSTTALMMSNTDDDTNVVAFPINDASEEIIGPFVAKLGIPAISHDNEIVKGKYKLHNPDHQLRLISPSLHDQEENDNSDDDVDLNCGLKSKLVCDGCTGPISSLNKYVSCGECNYIVHLTCFQLPVELSSHPFHQEPHHILTLQTPPTLDSVFCNICQFYTNGHFYGCTKCDFKVDIKCVSLPDTIKHETHLRHNLKLQTEEITRFGYIRPCRACNWSTWDRVSYKCDVCHIMFHAECALLPKQVSNRRWDKHLLLLTYNASANHPSKFYCEICEEYMNPKWWMYHCR, encoded by the exons atgagtgagaatgagtttaTTCTTCTTGATCATCCCATCCATCACCATCAACTCATTCTTACCGAATTTGATGGCACTAGAAGAAACCAATGTGAAGGCTGCCTGAGGTGCTTCTTCTACGGCGAGGCGATCTACGTATGCACTCACCGCTGCAGCTACCCACTCTTACATGAAGCATGTGCAGAAATGCCGCGAGAGATCACTCTCTCCTTGCACCCTCAACACACCCTCGTCCAAAAGCAAAGCTATTGTATTTGCGCAGTCTGCGACTATGGGATCAACTTTGGCTACTGCTGCAGTATTAGCTCTTGCAGATTCGAAATCCACCCAGTTTGCGCGAGGAGCATCGAAGTGATGGGTGCAAGTGAACGCAGCTGCATCAAACACCCGAGCCATCCGCACCATGAGCTGACACTGCTGTGGAGGCCTGGCCGCGCTGCTTGGATAAGGTGCGATGCTTGTGGATCCATACACCGAGGGAACTCCTATCTCTGCATCCTTTGTCAATACTCCATCAACGAGAGCTGTGCAGCTTTACCTGCCACCCTCGACCGCTACCACCTCCACGACCACCCGCTCTCCCTTGCTTATGGCCTCCCACTTGAATACATCGAGTACCATTTGGAGGAGTGTCAAGTGTGTTACAAGGAGTTGCTACCTAGATATTGGGTCTACCATTGTGGGCTTTGCAAATATGTTTCCCATATCAATTGCGCCCTGTCAACAACTGCCCTCATGAT gagcAATACTGACGACGATACGAATGTTGTCGCGTTTCCTATAAATGACGCATCGGAAGAGATCATTGGACCTTTTGTTGCTAAATTAGGAATACCGGCCATCTCTCATGATAATGAGATCGTTAAAGGTAAATACAAACTCCATAATCCCGACCATCAGTTACGTTTAATCTCACCATCACTGCATGATCAAGAAGAAAACGATAATagtgatgatgatgttgatcTTAACTGTGgcttaaaatcaaaattagtaTGTGATGGATGCACCGGACCAATATCATCGTTAAATAAGTACGTAAGTTGTGGTGAATGCAATTACATTGTCCACTTAACTTGCTTCCAGTTACCGGTAGAGCTCTCCTCTCACCCATTCCACCAAGAACCTCATCACATCTTAACCCTTCAAACTCCTCCCACACTCGACTCTGTTTTTTGCAacatttgtcaattttatacAAATGGGCACTTTTATGGTTGCACAAAGTGCGACTTCAAAGTGGATATAAAGTGTGTTTCTCTGCCCGATACCATAAAACACGAAACTCACCTACGCCATAACCTCAAGCTGCAAACTGAAGAGATAACGAGATTCGGTTACATCCGCCCCTGCAGAGCATGTAATTGGAGTACATGGGATCGAGTCTCCTACAAATGTGATGTCTGCCATATCATGTTTCACGCTGAGTGTGCACTGCTGCCGAAACAAGTGAGTAATCGTAGATGGGATAAGCACCTGTTGCTGCTAACGTACAATGCTAGCGCCAACCATCCAAGTAAATTCTACTGCGAAATCTGCGAAGAATATATGAATCCAAAGTGGTGGATGTATCACTGCAGATAA
- the LOC125193674 gene encoding uncharacterized protein LOC125193674 isoform X2 gives MSENEFILLDHPIHHHQLILTEFDGTRRNQCEGCLRCFFYGEAIYVCTHRCSYPLLHEACAEMPREITLSLHPQHTLVQKQSYCICAVCDYGINFGYCCSISSCRFEIHPVCARSIEVMGASERSCIKHPSHPHHELTLLWRPGRAAWIRCDACGSIHRGNSYLCILCQYSINESCAALPATLDRYHLHDHPLSLAYGLPLEYIEYHLEECQVCYKELLPRYWVYHCGLCKYVSHINCALSTTALMMQEQY, from the exons atgagtgagaatgagtttaTTCTTCTTGATCATCCCATCCATCACCATCAACTCATTCTTACCGAATTTGATGGCACTAGAAGAAACCAATGTGAAGGCTGCCTGAGGTGCTTCTTCTACGGCGAGGCGATCTACGTATGCACTCACCGCTGCAGCTACCCACTCTTACATGAAGCATGTGCAGAAATGCCGCGAGAGATCACTCTCTCCTTGCACCCTCAACACACCCTCGTCCAAAAGCAAAGCTATTGTATTTGCGCAGTCTGCGACTATGGGATCAACTTTGGCTACTGCTGCAGTATTAGCTCTTGCAGATTCGAAATCCACCCAGTTTGCGCGAGGAGCATCGAAGTGATGGGTGCAAGTGAACGCAGCTGCATCAAACACCCGAGCCATCCGCACCATGAGCTGACACTGCTGTGGAGGCCTGGCCGCGCTGCTTGGATAAGGTGCGATGCTTGTGGATCCATACACCGAGGGAACTCCTATCTCTGCATCCTTTGTCAATACTCCATCAACGAGAGCTGTGCAGCTTTACCTGCCACCCTCGACCGCTACCACCTCCACGACCACCCGCTCTCCCTTGCTTATGGCCTCCCACTTGAATACATCGAGTACCATTTGGAGGAGTGTCAAGTGTGTTACAAGGAGTTGCTACCTAGATATTGGGTCTACCATTGTGGGCTTTGCAAATATGTTTCCCATATCAATTGCGCCCTGTCAACAACTGCCCTCATGATGCAA gagcAATACTGA
- the LOC125192754 gene encoding ribosome biogenesis protein BRX1 homolog 1-like, which yields MAKKRKHSETKVAENENKEETAPERPKRTLFGFKTSPEDVKENDSTPFFRNKEKVLVTCSRRISFRYRHLMLNLVDLLPHCKKDNKVESKGSKGTDLNELVELRSCSSCLFFECRKGKDLYLWMAKCPNGPSVKFLVNAVHTMEELKLTGNHLKGSRPILTFSANFDKSPHWKLLKEMITQIFATPKDHRKSKPYHDHVYVFSIADDHIWFRNYQISTDHTGTAQKLDRGDLENMTLIEVGPRFCLNPIKIFSGSFGGPTLYENPFYVSPNTIRSMEKRQKAGKYAKKVKAKTRKKMHELENPLEVDEFADMWKE from the exons ATGGCGAAGAAGCGAAAGCACAGCGAAACTAAGGTGGCAGAAAATGAGAACAAGGAAGAAACCGCGCCGGAAAGGCCGAAAAGAACTCTTTTCGGATTTAAAACCAGTCCTGAAGATGTAAAGGAGAATGATTCTACCCCTTTTTTCCGAAACAAAGAGAAAGTTTTGGTTACTTGTTCTCGCCGCATTAGTTTCAG GTATCGGCATTTGATGTTGAACTTGGTTGATTTATTGCCTCATTGTAAGAAAGATAACAAGGTCGAGTCCAAGGGGAGCAAAGGCACAGATCTGAATGAGCTTGTCGAGCTCAGGAGCTGCTCCTCATGCTTGTTTTTTGAG TGCAGGAAAGGTAAAGATCTCTACTTATGGATGGCTAAGTGCCCCAATGGTCCCTCTGTCAAGTTTTTGGTTAATGCAG TGCACACAATGGAGGAACTGAAACTTACTGGAAATCATCTCAAGGGTTCGCGTCCTATCCTGACATTTTCAGCCAACTTCGATAAAAGCCCTCATTGGAAGCTTTTAAAGGAGATGATCACTCAG ATATTTGCCACACCAAAGGATCATAGGAAATCTAAACCATACCATGACCATGTATATGTCTTCTCAATAGCCGATGACCACATATGGTTCCGTAATTACCAG ATATCAACCGACCATACTGGTACAGCACAAAAGTTAGACCGTGGAGacttggaaaatatgacgttgATTGAG GTTGGTCCAAGGTTCTGCTTAAACCCAATCAAGATATTTAGTGGGAGCTTTGGCGGCCCAACATTGTACGAGAATCCTTTCTACGTTTCACCCAACACG ATACGCTCTATGGAGAAAAGGCAGAAGGCTGGGAAATATGCAAAGAAGGTTAAAGCCAAAACCAGGAAGAAGATGCATGAGCTGGAAAATCCCCTCGAAGTCGATGAGTTTGCTGATATGTGGAAGGAGTAA
- the LOC125197299 gene encoding subtilisin-like protease SBT3 yields the protein MELHTATMTLFLLLCFFLANAASSHKKSTYIVHMDKTSMPKPFSSHHFWYSSLLKSTNPNPKLLYIYDHAFCGFSVSISQTELQSLKHSPGFVSAYPDSAVTPDTTHTPDFLSLNSASGLWPASHYGKDVIIGVIDSGIWPESPSFSDRGITTQAPAKWKGVCDGGAGFNSSLCNNKIIGARYFNQGWKVSGTFEVPDTARDDDGHGSHVSSIAAGNFVEEASFFGYATGTARGMAPRARLAVYKALWGGSSVSSDVLAAMDQAVADGVDILSISLGVLEINLYESPLSIASFGAREKGIVVCISAGNRGPGSRTIRSGIPWAVIVASGTVDRWFAGNLTLGNGKTITGWTTFPARAIVRNLPIVYNQSLFGCTAAELAEAPENSIIVCNITVGDTDFDTVMGDLSDSNVKAAIVITEDASIFRFNAFPHPGVVITAAQGRQVADYALSSATPTASIDFKQTILGKEPRAAPALSDDSSRGPGLNYEGILKPDLMAPGVLILAAFHPQLMAASIGRNIDLATDYNLLAGTSMACPHISGVAALLKAAHPEWSPAMIQSAMMTTANPLDNTNQPIRAHDGSVATPFGIGSGQVDPNRALDPGLVYDASLQDLVNLVCSMNFARNQTQTIIRSSYNCSNPSSDLNYPSFVALIRAAEIGRTLTRWFRRNVTNVGDAATYRVMVEAPVNTTVVVRPQTLVFKKKYETISYYLTIQYNADIRIQHREGAVIWIDQAGKYRVRSPIMVAAAADNFE from the coding sequence ATGGAGCTTCATACTGCAACAATGACTCTGTTTCTGCTGCTATGCTTTTTCTTGGCTAATGCAGCTTCATCACATAAAAAATCCACCTACATTGTCCACATGGATAAAACCTCCATGCCCAAACCTTTCTCCTCTCACCATTTCTGGTATTCCTCCCTTCTCAAATCCACCAATCCCAACCCAAAGCTTCTATACATTTACGACCACGCTTTCTGCGGATTCAGCGTCTCCATCTCCCAAACTGAGCTCCAATCACTAAAGCACTCCCCAGGATTCGTGTCCGCTTACCCCGACTCTGCTGTCACCCCAGACACCACCCACACCCCTGACTTCCTCTCCCTCAACTCAGCCTCCGGTCTCTGGCCGGCCTCACACTACGGCAAAGACGTCATAATCGGAGTCATCGACTCCGGAATCTGGCCCGAGAGCCCCAGCTTCAGCGATCGTGGGATAACTACTCAAGCCCCTGCTAAATGGAAGGGAGTCTGCGACGGCGGTGCAGGATTCAACTCTTCGCTCTgcaacaacaaaatcatcgGAGCTAGATACTTCAATCAAGGCTGGAAAGTGTCGGGCACCTTTGAGGTGCCCGACACTGCAAGGGACGACGACGGCCACGGCAGCCACGTCTCGTCCATTGCAGCCGGAAACTTCGTGGAGGAGGCCTCCTTCTTCGGGTACGCCACTGGGACCGCGAGAGGGATGGCGCCGCGGGCCAGGCTGGCCGTGTACAAGGCCCTCTGGGGCGGCAGCAGCGTCTCGTCGGATGTACTCGCGGCGATGGACCAGGCTGTGGCGGATGGAGTCGATATACTCTCGATTTCTTTGGGTGTTCtagaaattaatttgtatgAGAGCCCTCTTTCAATAGCTAGCTTCGGAGCGAGGGAGAAGGGAATCGTGGTTTGTATATCGGCTGGAAATCGAGGCCCGGGTTCTCGGACTATCCGATCGGGAATCCCCTGGGCGGTGATAGTTGCTTCGGGCACCGTTGATCGTTGGTTTGCCGGAAATTTGACTCTAGGAAATGGGAAAACGATCACCGGATGGACCACATTCCCGGCTAGGGCGATAGTCCGCAACCTGCCTATCGTGTACAACCAGAGCTTATTCGGTTGCACCGCAGCTGAGCTAGCGGAGGCGCCGGAAAATAGCATCATTGTCTGCAACATCACCGTCGGAGACACGGATTTCGACACCGTTATGGGAGACTTATCCGATTCCAATGTGAAAGCGGCTATAGTGATAACGGAAGACGCATCCATTTTCCGATTCAACGCGTTTCCTCACCCTGGAGTCGTGATCACGGCTGCGCAAGGACGACAAGTGGCGGATTACGCGCTGAGCAGCGCTACCCCGACAGCGAGCATCGATTTCAAACAGACCATTCTCGGCAAAGAGCCGAGAGCCGCGCCGGCTCTCTCAGATGACTCGTCGAGAGGCCCGGGGCTAAACTATGAGGGCATCCTGAAGCCCGACTTGATGGCGCCGGGAGTATTGATCTTGGCAGCGTTTCATCCTCAGCTTATGGCCGCAAGTATCGGTAGAAATATCGACCTCGCAACCGACTACAACCTCCTGGCGGGCACGTCAATGGCGTGCCCGCATATCTCAGGGGTCGCGGCGCTTCTCAAAGCCGCGCACCCTGAGTGGAGCCCCGCAATGATACAATCTGCTATGATGACCACCGCCAATCCTCTGGATAATACCAACCAGCCCATTCGGGCACATGATGGCTCGGTGGCCACACCGTTTGGCATCGGGTCGGGTCAAGTTGACCCGAACCGGGCGCTTGACCCGGGCCTTGTTTATGACGCTTCCTTGCAAGATCTTGTGAATCTAGTTTGTTCCATGAACTTCGCTCGCAATCAGACTCAGACGATCATAAGGTCGAGCTACAATTGTTCGAATCCATCCTCGGACCTCAATTATCCGTCGTTCGTGGCTCTGATTCGTGCAGCGGAGATCGGGAGGACGCTAACTCGGTGGTTCCGTAGAAACGTGACAAATGTAGGCGATGCGGCCACATATAGAGTTATGGTGGAGGCGCCGGTGAACACAACAGTCGTAGTTCGGCCTCAAACTTTGGTGTTTAAGAAGAAATACGAGACAATTAGCTATTATCTCACGATTCAATACAACGCTGACATAAGGATTCAACACAGGGAAGGTGCAGTGATTTGGATCGACCAAGCTGGCAAGTACCGAGTGAGAAGTCCGATTAtggtcgccgccgccgccgacaACTTCGAATAA
- the LOC125197278 gene encoding uncharacterized protein LOC125197278 — translation MGVFQIGYNSSSSCQFRVHFGCVNSMDVMAAAASGSTKHPSHPRHELTLLWKPGRAASLRCDACGAIHRGNSYFCTLCQYCISQSCAALPASLDRHHLHNHPLSLAYRLPLEYLKYHFKCDVCLKVLLPRYWVYHCRICRYVAHLNCTISTSPFITSNMNVDANVTVFPIEDAAEELIGPLVAKLGVTTISHDNEIIKGNFKLHNTNHLLRLISSLHYPELNDHVVDDDDEEEDVDLNYGLNGKLVVMDAPHQFHQQINTTPSVPEKLAHFPF, via the exons ATGGGGGTGTTTCAAATTGGGTACAACAGCAGTAGCTCATGCCAATTCCGGGTCCACTTCGGCTGCGTAAACAGCATGGACGTGATGGCTGCAGCTGCTTCCGGATCCACCAAACATCCGAGCCATCCGCGCCATGAGCTGACTCTTCTGTGGAAGCCCGGTCGAGCTGCCTCCTTAAGGTGCGATGCTTGTGGCGCCATACACCGAGGGAACTCCTATTTCTGCACCCTTTGTCAATACTGCATCAGCCAGAGCTGCGCGGCCTTACCTGCCAGTCTCGACCGCCACCACCTCCACAACCACCCGCTCTCCTTGGCTTATCGTCTCCCACTTGAATATCTCAAGTACCATTTCAAGTGTGATGTGTGCCTCAAGGTGTTGCTCCCTCGATATTGGGTCTATCACTGTAGGATTTGCAGATATGTTGCCCATCTCAACTGCACCATCTCAACATCTCCCTTCATCAC GAGCAATATGAACGTGGATGCAAATGTCACTGTGTTTCCAATAGAAGATGCAGCTGAAGAGCTTATTGGACCTCTCGTTGCAAAATTAGGAGTAACGACTATCTCTCATGATAATGAGATCATCAAAGGCAACTTCAAACTTCATAATACAAACCATCTGTTACGCCTAATCTCATCATTGCATTATCCGGAACTAAACGACCATGTCgtcgatgatgatgatgaagaagaagatgttgATCTTAACTATGGCTTGAATGGAAAATTAGTAGTGATGGATGCACCACACCAATTTCATCAACagataaatactactccctccgtcccagagaagttggcacactttcctttttaa
- the LOC125192379 gene encoding subtilisin-like protease SBT3 has translation MQFPLSFCLILFSFLLWTNHASSKKSTYIIHMDKPSMPKAFSTHHYWYSSLLKSATSAEAKLIYTYDHAFHGFSAVLSTDELQALKKSKGFVSASVSKAVTFDTTHSVDFIGLNTATGLWPASNYGKDVIIGIIDSGIWPESPSFNDDGMTEIPPGWKGICQQGPDFNSSVCNKKLIGARFFDAASRVEYPEDFLISPRDTSGHGTNVASIAAGNFVKNVSFFGYAPGTARGVAPRARIAAYKTGSNDADTLACIDQAVADGVHIISISLGYEAATLFDNPIATATFGAREKGIVVCKSGGNRGPLTATIRDGIPWEIVVASGVIDRWFAGTITLGNGKTITGFTMFPLRASVINLPLIYNETVLPCDSSELISQSFEFLSRIVICNITDEDGPVNFDAVMRNLINSNARAAVIIAEDSIRLRLTDYPFPGTVINSGQAVELIEYATTSASPTATIDFQQTIIGPNLPRGTVAPALSGGSSRGPSKTYQEILKPDIMAPGVLILGAYSPIGPGPQVGNNIFLSMDYALVSGTSMAAPHISGVAALLKAAHPEWSPAAIQSAMMTTANHLDATKQPIKDQSYYTYRVASPLGIGSGHVDPNRALDPGLVYDHTPQDLADLVCSMNFTREQIRGIIRSSYNCSRPSPDLNYPSFIALFNFDQRGVTLTKRFKRTLTNVGTGAATYRMKLEIPENTTVTVSRRTLVFKKKYEKQSYSLSIRYTGDIATGARHGSLTWIEETGKYTVRSPIVISGGVDNYE, from the coding sequence ATGCAGTTTCCTCTCtcattttgtttaattctCTTCTCATTTCTTCTATGGACCAATCATGCTTCATCGAAAAAATCCACCTACATTATCCACATGGATAAACCCTCCATGCCCAAGGCCTTCTCCACTCACCATTACTGGTATTCTTCCCTTCTCAAATCTGCCACTTCAGCAGAGGCGAAGCTCATCTACACCTACGACCACGCCTTCCATGGATTTAGCGCTGTATTGTCGACAGACGAATTGCAGGCTTTAAAGAAGTCCAAAGGGTTTGTTTCCGCCTCCGTAAGCAAAGCTGTCACTTTTGACACTACACATTCCGTCGATTTCATCGGCCTCAACACCGCCACCGGACTCTGGCCTGCTTCAAACTACGGAAAGGATGTGATCATCGGCATCATCGACAGCGGCATTTGGCCAGAGAGCCCGAGCTTCAACGATGACGGGATGACCGAAATCCCTCCCGGGTGGAAGGGAATCTGCCAACAAGGCCCAGATTTCAATTCTTCAGTGTGCAACAAGAAACTCATCGGAGCCAGATTTTTCGATGCAGCATCTCGAGTGGAATATCCAGAGGATTTCCTTATTTCGCCTAGGGACACCAGTGGCCACGGCACCAACGTCGCGTCCATAGCTGCCGGGAATTTTGTGAAGAACGTTTCCTTCTTCGGATACGCCCCCGGAACTGCAAGGGGAGTTGCCCCAAGAGCTAGGATTGCAGCATACAAGACCGGGAGCAATGATGCCGACACATTAGCCTGCATCGACCAGGCCGTCGCAGATGGTGTCCATATAATATCCATATCCTTAGGATACGAAGCAGCCACTCTGTTTGACAATCCAATCGCAACAGCTACCTTTGGTGCCAGGGAAAAGGGGATCGTGGTTTGTAAATCCGGGGGAAACAGAGGCCCTTTGACCGCCACAATTAGAGACGGGATCCCTTGGGAGATAGTGGTGGCATCTGGGGTCATTGACCGATGGTTTGCAGGGACGATCACACTCGGAAACGGCAAAACCATCACCGGATTTACCATGTTTCCGCTAAGGGCCTCTGTCATCAACTTGCCTCTCATCTACAACGAGACTGTCCTTCCCTGCGACTCAAGTGAACTAATATCACAGTCGTTTGAGTTTCTAAGCCGAATCGTCATCTGCAACATTACAGACGAAGACGGACCTGTAAATTTCGATGCTGTAATGCGAAATCTGATCAATTCCAACGCTAGAGCAGCTGTCATAATTGCAGAAGATTCCATAAGACTCCGTTTAACAGACTATCCTTTCCCGGGGACCGTGATCAACTCAGGACAAGCAGTAGAATTGATCGAGTATGCAACCACCAGTGCTTCACCAACTGCAACCATAGATTTCCAGCAAACAATAATCGGGCCAAATCTTCCACGGGGCACGGTAGCTCCAGCCCTATCAGGTGGCTCATCCAGAGGCCCCTCCAAGACCTACCAGGAGATCCTCAAGCCCGACATTATGGCGCCGGGAGTGCTAATTCTAGGCGCGTACAGTCCTATCGGCCCTGGTCCACAAGTTGGAAACAATATCTTCCTGTCAATGGATTATGCTCTAGTGTCCGGCACATCGATGGCCGCTCCTCACATCTCTGGAGTCGCGGCCCTTTTAAAGGCCGCGCACCCAGAGTGGAGTCCGGCAGCTATACAGTCGGCGATGATGACAACTGCTAATCATCTCGATGCAACCAAACAGCCCATCAAGGACCAGAGCTACTACACTTACAGAGTTGCTTCCCCACTGGGGATTGGGTCGGGTCATGTAGACCCGAACCGGGCGCTTGATCCAGGTCTTGTCTATGACCACACGCCGCAAGATCTTGCTGACCTAGTCTGCTCGATGAACTTCACTCGCGAGCAGATTCGGGGGATCATAAGGTCGAGCTACAATTGCTCGAGGCCGTCGCCGGATCTGAACTACCCTTCATTCATAGCGCTATTCAACTTTGACCAGAGAGGAGTGACGTTGACCAAAAGGTTCAAGCGGACTTTGACGAATGTTGGGACTGGCGCGGCCACGTATAGAATGAAACTGGAGATACCGGAGAATACAACGGTGACGGTGTCGCGGAGGACTCTGGTTTTCAAGAAGAAATATGAGAAGCAGAGCTATTCGTTGAGCATTCGGTATACGGGAGATATTGCGACGGGGGCCAGACATGGGTCGCTGACGTGGATCGAGGAGACCGGCAAGTATACTGTAAGAAGTCCGATTGTCATTTCCGGCGGAGTTGATAATTACGAATAG